One part of the Arachidicoccus terrestris genome encodes these proteins:
- a CDS encoding rod shape-determining protein, translating to MGLFNFFTQEIAMDLGTANTLIIHNEEIVVNEPSIVALNRNNPKEVLAVGKRALLMHEKTHESIRTVRPLKDGVIADFNAAELMIREMIKMIHPKKPLFPPSWRMMICIPSSITEVEKRAVRDSAEQAGAKEVYLLHEPMAAAIGIGIDVEEPVGNMIIDIGGGTTGITVIALAGIVCDQSIRIAGDEFTADIMEALRRYHSLLIGERTAEQIKIQLGAAMKDLDNPPDDLPVNGRDLVTGIPKQIMVSYQEIAEALDKSIFKIEEAILKALETTPPELAADIYRRGLYLTGGGALLRGLDKRLGQKIKLPVHIADDPLKSVVRGTGIALKHYQRFPFIMR from the coding sequence ATGGGACTTTTTAATTTTTTTACGCAGGAAATAGCGATGGATTTAGGTACCGCTAATACCTTAATCATTCATAATGAGGAAATTGTGGTAAATGAGCCCTCTATTGTAGCGCTGAACCGCAATAATCCGAAAGAAGTATTGGCCGTCGGGAAACGCGCCTTACTGATGCATGAAAAGACCCATGAAAGCATCCGGACAGTCCGTCCTTTAAAAGACGGTGTGATCGCTGACTTTAATGCAGCGGAGTTGATGATCCGGGAAATGATCAAAATGATCCATCCCAAAAAGCCACTTTTTCCCCCCAGTTGGAGGATGATGATCTGTATTCCATCCAGCATTACAGAAGTAGAAAAAAGAGCCGTCCGTGACAGTGCCGAACAGGCCGGAGCCAAAGAAGTATATTTGTTACATGAACCTATGGCCGCTGCGATCGGTATCGGAATCGATGTGGAAGAGCCGGTAGGTAATATGATTATTGATATCGGAGGCGGAACGACAGGTATTACCGTGATCGCTTTGGCGGGTATTGTCTGTGATCAGAGCATCCGTATCGCCGGTGATGAATTTACGGCTGATATTATGGAAGCGCTGAGGCGTTACCACAGTCTGCTGATCGGGGAAAGAACCGCTGAGCAGATCAAAATCCAGTTAGGCGCCGCCATGAAGGATCTGGATAATCCGCCTGATGACTTGCCCGTCAATGGCCGCGACCTGGTTACCGGCATTCCCAAGCAGATCATGGTCAGCTATCAGGAAATCGCAGAAGCACTTGATAAAAGTATTTTCAAAATAGAAGAAGCCATATTAAAAGCCCTGGAAACCACCCCTCCCGAGCTGGCAGCAGATATCTACCGCCGGGGCTTATACCTGACCGGTGGAGGCGCATTACTTCGCGGACTGGATAAAAGGCTGGGCCAGAAAATTAAATTACCGGTACATATTGCAGATGATCCGCTTAAAAGCGTGGTTCGTGGCACAGGTATTGCCTTGAAGCACTACCAGCGTTTTCCTTTTATTATGCGTTAA